A single Dreissena polymorpha isolate Duluth1 chromosome 14, UMN_Dpol_1.0, whole genome shotgun sequence DNA region contains:
- the LOC127857683 gene encoding uncharacterized protein LOC127857683, producing MMEATTHTLQIEQMLKKIYSVHKDYVKVTQNVSSQRTVAIKRLEEKVDSLQKQNDELLLENKKLHTLVASGNTRGGNCCDAIRQSLESVINTYQKLVSERDARIKQLEHDLLKIQVERLPGTVAEKSMWETGVTLTQDDLPDSTCRTTPESTKNTSLAAPRNCSATNTDSRSVNSVITDSGKLETESSIDVSPNGRVEKENTSLQLYTEEVSPTEERKLKLHKRDKKRKRFSEETSPDVKRTKSSTMLDTETPILGKQEDVRDTTMADMRVTHTADKDKHEVRKKQETCSTKNNSIRVSDKKDSRIAVIGSKVLASDTLGANTETGFSEVDGTFRKDGKGKSKIKKSIVDDTVLCIPETMAIEYDTDYNDDLEQGFKPDLSKIAEVTEHSVQASFASDRAKESRTKLARSMHSKDDVDYEDEEEEYVDNNDESLNVSAALKLIEGKDDSGKGNGTEISVNNSVNGKVTRRKDKDKHGESESCMEFSLRSELASPECEEPIKDKSDLLETEHNSKCSSKTYPSETMNESKAVPSQTFGKKKRNPQTPKIVGNSCKNMHEVEALFETPPKGDKRLTNEAGDVSMTRYSNRISNKCLISLNETEEVILRRSPRKHKSSLVRDKDLSKAGSKAISFEDAKVDIGQDMLGDIDDHDVTLAPEGHDKTVAINDENTNTCFDNQSVDFYNIVPVQNGVLNSSKTFQVKARRPKHCRSLDKNDMTGVCDDDKQMKSSEKNNAISDKKMHEINQYCNVTLKSPSLLQTSKLVRTNIPSNDNAGVVLSVEDPLRSPSVQSNESISESESPLLIKNTKKKHAKLHENLPNIGTMEGEKGSKIKESKTAKVNLRSSQSYEDLDQGQQKKKAGSRSKINTLTVESGESSHVQKLKNLHQTTLTQAFFSPKKTRKLIDDDKNLQLALKLSLAESSHKEPITIVDDVESEIRENIGKAVSPFKKPGPRKEGMSRKKKHALTSDQHADQGNSKILAQNAENRRHVLQEIKGEGHERNNMGLGNDVNVQRCCRENLNGSLDPEAELSELCKGPETFPSLDTDFCSEDLAHNSQSLPRTSTLAVDTQEIPCSSTSVKFPARRKVHKKIEDVENIVPDPALIQHMDDSFDRPHKKKTTADEVAHVAVVRKRDERQKLQGHDCKQCTEYYKAAGLSDMEAKHHMNKCSRHRAKFVPPDTPPHFWSVDFIDTQDLPETERTEAVPSHRRRRRLNKCFRSKNENSTIQAGESQESQDLDFG from the exons ATGATGGAAGCAACCACTCATACTCTGCAGATTGAGCAGATGCTTAAGAAGATCTACTCAGTTCATAAGGACTATGTCAAAG TGACGCAGAATGTTTCATCGCAGAGGACAGTTGCAATTAAAAG ACTGGAGGAAAAGGTGGATTCCCTGCAGAAACAGAACGATGAATTACTGCTGGAGAACAAAAAACTGCACACCCTCGTTGCTAGTGGCAACACCAG GGGAGGCAACTGTTGTGATGCGATACGACAGTCCCTGGAGTCAGTCATTAACACATACCAGAAGCTGGTCTCGGAGAGAGATGCAAGGATCAAACAACTTG AGCACGACCTTCTGAAGATACAAGTGGAGAGACTACCTGGCACTGTAGCTGAAAA GTCAATGTGGGAGACAggggtgaccttgacccaagatGACCTTCCAGACTCGACCTGTCGTACGACTCCAGAGTCTACCAAGAATACTAGCCTGGCGGCACCAAGAAACTGTTCAGCAACTAACACTGACTCACGATCAGTCAATAGTGTCATCACTGACTCAGGAAAACTAGAAACAG AATCCTCCATTGATGTCTCGCCAAATGGTAGGGTTGAAAAGGAAAATACCAGCCTTCAACTGTATACAGAAGAGGTATCCCCGACTGAAGAACGAAAGTTGAAACTGCATAAGAGAGATAAGAAGCGGAAGAGGTTTTCTGAA GAAACTTCTCCAGATGTTAAGAGGACCAAATCTTCAACTATGCTTGATACAGAAACCCCCATACTTGGTAAACAAGAGGATGTAAGAGACACAACCATGGCTGACATGAGAGTAACTCACACGGCTGACAAGGATAAACATGAGGTCAGGAAAAAACAAGAAACCTGTAGCACAAAGAATAATTCAATTAGAGTTAGTGACAAAAAAGATTCCAGAATTGCTGTAATCGGAAGCAAAGTCTTGGCATCTGATACATTGGGAGCAAACACTGAAACAGGCTTTAGTGAAGTGGATGGAACATTTAGAAAAGATGGTAAAGGGAAATCAAAGATCAAGAAGAGCATTGTCGATGATACTGTTCTCTGTATTCCAGAAACAATGGCCATCGAATATGACACGGATTATAATGATGATTTAGAGCAGGGTTTCAAACCAGATCTGTCAAAAATTGCAGAAGTGACTGAACACTCAGTTCAGGCAAGTTTTGCAAGTGATAGAGCAAAAGAGTCTAGAACAAAACTGGCTAGGTCTATGCATTCAAAAGATGATGTAGATTATGAGGATGAGGAGGAAGAATATGTTGATAATAATGATGAGAGTTTAAACGTTTCTGCAGCTTTAAAGCTTATAGAGGGAAAGGATGATAGTGGGAAAGGAAATGGTACAGAAATTTCAGTTAACAACTCTGTAAATGGAAAAGTGACTAGGAGGAAGGATAAAGACAAACATGGGGAAAGTGAATCTTGTATGGAATTCAGTTTAAGGAGCGAGTTAGCCAGCCCAGAATGTGAGGAACCAATAAAAGATAAGAGTGATTTGCTTGAAACTGAACATAACTCGAAATGTTCATCTAAAACTTATCCAAGTGAAACTATGAATGAAAGCAAAGCTGTTCCGTCTCAGACATTTGGTAAAAAGAAGCGAAATCCTCAAACTCCTAAAATTGTCGGAAATAGCTGCAAAAACATGCATGAAGTTGAAGCCTTGTTTGAAACTCCCCCAAAAGGAGATAAAAGGCTTACCAATGAAGCTGGTGATGTTTCGATGACAAGGTATTCAAATAGAATTTCAAACAAATGTTTGATTAGTTTGAATGAAACTGAAGAGGTAATTTTGCGAAGGTCCCCTAGAAAGCACAAGTCTTCTTTGGTAAGAGATAAAGATTTGTCTAAAGCTGGCAGTAAAGCAATTTCCTTCGAGGATGCTAAGGTGGATATTGGGCAAGACATGCTAGGTGACATAGATGATCATGATGTTACACTGGCACCTGAAGGTCATGACAAGACCGTTGCTATAAATGATGAGAATACTAATACCTGTTTTGACAATCAGTCTGTtgatttttataatattgttCCGGTTCAAAATGGTGTACTTAACAGTAGCAAAACATTCCAAGTTAAGGCTAGGAGACCTAAACATTGTAGAAGCCTGGACAAAAATGATATGACAGGTGTGTGTGATGATGATAAACAAATGAAATCAAgtgagaaaaataatgcaatatcagATAAGAAGATGCATGAAATCAATCAATATTGTAATGTAACTTTGAAATCACCCTCCCTATTACAAACATCGAAACTTGTACGAACAAATATACCTTCCAATGACAATGCAGGTGTAGTGTTGAGTGTTGAAGATCCACTGAGGAGTCCAAGTGTACAAAGTAATGAGTCTATTTCTGAGAGTGAGTCACCATTGCTTATAAAAAATACTAAGAAAAAACATGCAAAATTGCATGAAAATCTTCCGAATATAGGCACAATGGAAGGGGAAAAGGGGTCAAAgattaaagaaagtaaaactgcAAAGGTCAATTTAAGGTCATCTCAGTCATATGAAGATCTAGAtcaaggtcaacaaaaaaagaaGGCGGGTTCAAGATCCAAAATTAATACATTAACAGTGGAATCAGGGGAAAGTTCACATGTACAAAAATTGAAGAACCTTCATCAGACAACACTTACTCAGGCCTTTTTCAGTCCAAAAAAGACCAGAAAGTTGATAGACGATGATAAAAACTTACAATTGGCTTTGAAACTGTCTTTAGCTGAGAGTAGCCATAAAGAGCCAATTACTATAGTGGATGATGTTGAGTCAGAGATAAGAGAAAACATAGGGAAAGCAGTTTCACCTTTTAAAAAGCCAGGGCCTAGAAAGGAAGGAATGTCAAGGAAAAAGAAACATGCCTTGACAAGTGATCAACACGCAGATCAGGGAAACAGCAAAATACTAGCACAAAATGCAGAAAACCGTAGACATGTATTACAAGAAATTAAGGGTGAAGGTCATGAGAGAAATAACATGGGGCTGGGAAATGATGTCAATGTGCAAAGATGTTGCAGGGAAAACTTAAATGGAAGTTTGGATCCAGAGGCAGAACTGTCTGAACTTTGTAAAGGGCCAGAAACCTTTCCTTCTTTGGATACAG ATTTCTGCTCTGAGGACCTGGCTCACAACTCACAGAGCTTGCCTCGCACATCTACGCTGGCTGTGGACACCCAGGAGATACCTTGTAGCTCCACTAGTGTCAAGTTTCCTGCACGTCGGAAGGTGCACAAGAAAATAGAAG aTGTTGAAAATATTGTTCCTGACCCAGCACTAATTCAACACATGGATGACAGTTTTGACAG GCCGCACAAGAAGAAAACCACTGCGGATGAGGTTGCCCATGTAGCGGTGGTGAGGAAGAGAGACGAGAGACAGAAACTGCAGGGACACGACTGTAAACAGTGCACTGAG TACTACAAAGCAGCAGGTCTTAGTGACATGGAAGCCAAGCATCACATGAACAAGTGCTCCCGACACCGTGCCAAGTTTGTTCCCCCAGACACGCCCCCACATTTCTGGTCTGTGGACTTCATAGACACTCAGGACTTGCCGGAAACTG AGAGAACTGAAGCTGTGCCAAGTCACAGACGCCGGCGCAGGCTGAACAAGTGCTTCCGCAGTAAGAATGAGAACTCCACGATACAGGCAGGGGAATCTCAGGAATCACAGGACCTCGATTTTGGATGA